A single window of Modestobacter italicus DNA harbors:
- a CDS encoding FtsX-like permease family protein yields the protein MTLASIRAHAARLVASTLAIVIAVGFVVATLVLDQTTRSTVLEAAGAQYVDTDVVVTSDDGRGLTDRVGTLTALDGVQAVDPSWQTSVQAAVPGRTGSQHLVVESVAGDPGLRWQHLAAGALPVRPGEIAVSERVGASVGDVVPVTSYDADGVATTTDATVTGVVDLRGDPSAGLYGRAFSTADQAQAWGAADPAELRIAGRTGTDPAALTAAVTAALDGQDVTVRTGTEQAERTAADLTGGTEWLTAVLLVFATVAVLVAGLVIANTFAVLLAQRTRDLALLRCVGATSRQVRRSVLGEAALTGLAASVLGVLAGIGLAAAVSAVVASTDSPVPLSGISVPVTAVVVGLLVGTLTTLLAALAPARAATRVAPLAALRPVDPAPLRSRGGVARLVLGLLLLLPGAGLLGLGALQAEVLYSLAGGVLSFLGVVLLAQRAVPPVVAAVGGLLGRVGGLPGRLAAGNATRNPRRTAATATALLIGVTLTTAMVVGASSTRATAQAGLAAAYPTDVVVDAGQEVPAALLGQLRQVDGVVGSTGLTGATVVGPDGYETQVNGVDPAQAQPVLRSTADLTLPELGQVALPPWAEDSWGVRAGDPVTLTAGDRSRTLTVVTGDADRPLLTAVDLAGLSPGAAMDTVWLRLADDADQGEAIDAVTDLAGAAVPTAFVTGLASERAAIDSVLDVLLLVVTGLLGVAVIIALIGVGNTLALSVVERRQESGLLRALGLTRGQLRGVLAWEAVLVAGVAALLGVVLGGAYGLIGAASVLGDLGEIVLSVPWLQVGAIVVVATLAGLLASVLPARRAARTPPVAAIAG from the coding sequence GTGACGCTGGCGAGCATCCGGGCGCACGCCGCCCGGCTGGTCGCCTCCACCCTGGCGATCGTCATCGCCGTGGGCTTCGTGGTGGCCACCCTGGTGCTGGACCAGACCACCCGGTCGACCGTCCTGGAGGCGGCCGGCGCGCAGTACGTCGACACCGACGTCGTCGTCACCAGCGACGACGGCCGCGGCCTGACCGACCGGGTGGGCACGCTCACCGCCCTGGACGGCGTCCAGGCCGTCGACCCCAGCTGGCAGACCAGCGTGCAGGCGGCCGTCCCCGGGCGGACCGGCTCGCAGCACCTGGTGGTCGAGTCGGTGGCCGGCGACCCCGGGCTGCGCTGGCAGCACCTGGCCGCCGGTGCCCTGCCGGTGCGCCCGGGCGAGATCGCGGTCAGCGAACGGGTCGGCGCCTCTGTCGGCGACGTCGTCCCGGTCACCAGCTACGACGCCGACGGCGTCGCGACGACGACCGACGCCACCGTCACCGGCGTCGTCGACCTCCGCGGCGACCCGTCCGCCGGCCTGTACGGCCGCGCGTTCAGCACCGCCGACCAGGCGCAGGCGTGGGGCGCCGCCGACCCGGCGGAGCTGCGCATCGCGGGGCGGACCGGCACCGACCCGGCGGCGCTGACCGCCGCGGTCACCGCGGCGCTGGACGGGCAGGACGTCACCGTCCGCACCGGCACCGAGCAGGCCGAGCGCACCGCGGCGGACCTCACCGGCGGCACCGAGTGGCTGACCGCGGTGCTGCTGGTCTTCGCCACCGTGGCCGTCCTCGTCGCAGGGCTGGTCATCGCCAACACCTTCGCGGTGCTGCTCGCCCAGCGGACCCGCGACCTGGCGCTGCTGCGCTGCGTCGGGGCCACCTCGCGGCAGGTGCGCCGCAGCGTGCTGGGCGAGGCGGCGCTCACCGGGCTGGCCGCCTCGGTGCTGGGCGTGCTCGCCGGCATCGGCCTGGCCGCCGCCGTCTCCGCGGTCGTCGCCTCCACCGACTCCCCCGTCCCGCTGTCCGGGATCTCCGTCCCGGTCACCGCCGTGGTCGTCGGGCTGCTGGTCGGCACCCTGACCACGCTGCTGGCCGCGCTGGCCCCCGCCCGGGCGGCGACCCGGGTCGCACCGCTGGCCGCGCTGCGGCCGGTCGACCCCGCGCCGCTGCGCTCCCGCGGCGGCGTCGCCCGGCTCGTCCTCGGCCTGCTGCTGCTCCTCCCCGGCGCCGGCCTGCTCGGGCTGGGCGCGCTGCAGGCGGAGGTCCTGTACTCGCTGGCCGGCGGGGTGCTCAGCTTCCTGGGCGTCGTGCTGCTCGCCCAGCGGGCGGTGCCGCCGGTGGTGGCAGCCGTCGGCGGCCTGCTCGGTCGGGTCGGCGGGCTGCCCGGCCGGCTGGCGGCGGGCAACGCGACCCGCAACCCGCGCCGGACGGCGGCGACGGCGACCGCCCTGCTCATCGGCGTCACGCTGACCACCGCGATGGTCGTCGGCGCCTCCTCGACCCGGGCCACCGCCCAGGCCGGGCTGGCGGCCGCCTACCCCACCGACGTCGTCGTCGACGCCGGGCAGGAGGTGCCGGCGGCGCTGCTGGGCCAGCTGCGGCAGGTGGACGGCGTGGTCGGCAGCACCGGGCTCACCGGCGCGACCGTCGTCGGCCCGGACGGCTACGAGACGCAGGTCAACGGCGTCGACCCGGCGCAGGCGCAGCCGGTGCTGCGCTCGACGGCCGACCTCACCCTCCCCGAGCTGGGCCAGGTCGCCCTGCCTCCCTGGGCCGAGGACAGCTGGGGCGTGCGCGCCGGTGACCCGGTGACGCTGACCGCCGGCGACCGGTCCCGCACGCTCACCGTCGTCACCGGGGACGCCGACCGGCCGCTGCTGACCGCGGTGGACCTGGCCGGGCTCTCCCCCGGTGCCGCGATGGACACGGTGTGGCTGCGGCTGGCCGACGACGCCGACCAGGGCGAGGCCATCGACGCGGTCACCGACCTGGCGGGCGCCGCCGTGCCGACCGCGTTCGTCACCGGGCTGGCGTCGGAGCGGGCCGCGATCGACTCGGTGCTCGACGTGCTGCTGCTGGTGGTGACCGGGTTGCTCGGCGTCGCCGTGATCATCGCGCTGATCGGCGTGGGCAACACGCTGGCGCTGTCGGTGGTGGAGCGGCGCCAGGAGAGCGGCCTGCTGCGCGCGCTCGGGCTCACCCGCGGCCAGCTCCGCGGCGTGCTCGCCTGGGAGGCGGTGCTGGTGGCCGGCGTGGCCGCGCTGCTGGGCGTCGTCCTGGGCGGGGCCTACGGCCTGATCGGCGCCGCGTCGGTGCTCGGCGACCTGGGCGAGATCGTGCTCAGCGTCCCGTGGCTGCAGGTGGGCGCGATCGTCGTCGTCGCCACCCTGGCCGGGCTGCTGGCCTCGGTGCTGCCGGCCCGCCGTGCGGCCCGGACGCCCCCGGTGGCCGCGATCGCGGGGTGA
- a CDS encoding solute symporter family protein, protein MVDLIAAEAETIGEPAVNISIFGVFVLITLVITFRASRTNKSAADFYAAGRNISGTQNGLAIAGDYLSAASFLGIAGAIAVYGYDGFLYSIGFLVAWLVALLLVAELMRNTARFTMADVLAFRMRQGPVRTAAAISTLVVSLFYLLAQMAGAGGLVTLLLGVSGEAAQALVVVVVGALMIFYVLVGGMRGTTYVQVIKATLLIAGAFVMTVWVLGKYGFSLSALIGGAIESGGQAVAEPGAQYGLTDVTKLDFISLGLALVLGTAGLPHVLMRFYTVPTAKDARRSVVWAIWLIGIFYLFSLVIGYGAGALVGKEEILAAPGAVNAAAPLLAFELGGTALLGIISGVAFATILAVVAGLTITASASFAHDVYASVIKKGNAAPGSEVKVARIAAIVIGAVAIGLGILALQAGLNIAFLVALAFAVAASANLPTILYTLFWKNFTTQGALWSIYGGLIACVTLIVFSPVVSGAPVNPATGKSTSLLQDVDFSWFPLNNPGLVSIPLSFFLGWLGTKLSKDRPDVDKYAELEVRSLTGIGAEKAVPH, encoded by the coding sequence GTGGTTGACCTGATCGCGGCCGAGGCCGAGACCATCGGCGAGCCGGCCGTCAACATCTCGATCTTCGGCGTCTTCGTGCTGATCACGCTGGTCATCACCTTCCGGGCCAGCCGCACCAACAAGAGCGCCGCGGACTTCTACGCCGCCGGCCGCAACATCAGCGGCACCCAGAACGGCCTGGCCATCGCCGGTGACTACCTGTCGGCCGCCTCGTTCCTCGGCATCGCCGGGGCGATCGCCGTCTACGGCTACGACGGCTTCCTGTACTCGATCGGCTTCCTGGTCGCCTGGCTGGTGGCGCTGCTGCTGGTCGCCGAGCTGATGCGCAACACGGCCCGGTTCACCATGGCCGACGTGCTGGCCTTCCGGATGCGGCAGGGCCCGGTGCGCACCGCGGCGGCGATCTCCACGCTGGTGGTCAGCCTCTTCTACCTGCTCGCCCAGATGGCCGGGGCCGGTGGGCTGGTGACCCTGCTGCTCGGGGTCAGCGGCGAGGCGGCGCAGGCCCTCGTCGTGGTGGTCGTCGGCGCGCTGATGATCTTCTACGTGCTGGTCGGCGGCATGCGCGGCACCACCTACGTGCAGGTCATCAAGGCGACGCTGCTCATCGCCGGCGCCTTCGTGATGACCGTCTGGGTGCTCGGCAAGTACGGGTTCAGCCTGTCCGCGCTGATCGGCGGGGCGATCGAGTCCGGCGGTCAGGCGGTCGCCGAGCCCGGCGCCCAGTACGGCCTGACCGACGTCACCAAGCTGGACTTCATCAGCCTCGGCCTCGCCCTGGTGCTCGGCACCGCGGGCCTGCCGCACGTGCTGATGCGCTTCTACACCGTGCCGACGGCCAAGGACGCCCGTCGCTCGGTGGTCTGGGCGATCTGGCTGATCGGCATCTTCTACCTCTTCAGCCTGGTCATCGGCTACGGCGCCGGTGCGCTGGTCGGCAAGGAGGAGATCCTGGCCGCGCCGGGCGCGGTGAACGCCGCCGCGCCGCTGCTGGCCTTCGAGCTGGGCGGCACCGCGCTGCTCGGGATCATCTCCGGCGTCGCCTTCGCCACCATCCTGGCCGTCGTCGCCGGCCTGACGATCACCGCGTCGGCCTCCTTCGCGCACGACGTCTACGCCTCGGTGATCAAGAAGGGCAACGCCGCACCGGGGTCGGAGGTCAAGGTCGCCCGGATCGCCGCCATCGTCATCGGCGCGGTCGCCATCGGCCTGGGCATCCTGGCGCTGCAGGCCGGGCTGAACATCGCCTTCCTGGTGGCGCTGGCCTTCGCCGTCGCGGCCTCGGCGAACCTGCCGACGATCCTCTACACGCTCTTCTGGAAGAACTTCACCACCCAGGGCGCGCTGTGGTCGATCTACGGCGGGCTCATCGCCTGCGTCACGCTGATCGTCTTCTCCCCGGTCGTCTCCGGGGCGCCGGTCAACCCGGCCACCGGGAAGAGCACGTCGCTCCTCCAGGACGTCGACTTCTCCTGGTTCCCGCTGAACAACCCGGGCCTGGTGTCGATCCCGCTGTCGTTCTTCCTCGGCTGGCTCGGCACCAAGCTGTCCAAGGACCGCCCGGACGTCGACAAGTACGCCGAGCTCGAGGTCCGCTCGCTCACCGGGATCGGCGCGGAGAAGGCCGTCCCGCACTGA
- a CDS encoding response regulator — MTSPAPIRVVLVDDQQLVRAGFRMVIDSQPDLTVVGEAGDGAAAVDLVRGTAADVVLMDVRMPGTDGIAATAQVTALPDPPRVVVLTTFDLDEYVVAAIGAGASGFLLKDAPPEEMLAAVRTVHAGDSVIAASSTRRLLQHVAPMLRGSAGTTTAQADPRALAELTPREKEVLVLMAYGASNTEIAARLFVSEATVKTHVGRVLGKTGSRDRVQAVVLAYRTGLVAPADLLRDAP, encoded by the coding sequence ATGACCAGCCCCGCCCCGATCCGCGTCGTCCTCGTCGACGACCAGCAGCTCGTCCGGGCCGGATTCCGGATGGTGATCGACTCCCAGCCCGACCTCACCGTGGTCGGCGAGGCCGGCGACGGCGCGGCGGCGGTCGACCTGGTCCGGGGCACCGCCGCCGACGTCGTGCTGATGGACGTCCGCATGCCCGGCACCGACGGCATCGCCGCGACCGCGCAGGTCACCGCGCTGCCGGACCCGCCGCGGGTCGTCGTGCTGACCACCTTCGACCTCGACGAGTACGTCGTCGCGGCGATCGGCGCCGGGGCCAGCGGCTTCCTGCTCAAGGACGCCCCGCCGGAGGAGATGCTGGCCGCGGTGCGCACCGTGCACGCCGGCGACTCGGTGATCGCCGCCAGCTCCACCCGCCGGCTGCTGCAGCACGTGGCCCCGATGCTGCGCGGCTCGGCCGGGACGACGACGGCGCAGGCCGACCCACGGGCGCTGGCCGAGCTGACGCCGCGGGAGAAGGAGGTGCTGGTGCTGATGGCCTACGGCGCCTCGAACACCGAGATCGCGGCCCGGCTGTTCGTCAGCGAGGCGACGGTGAAGACCCACGTCGGCCGGGTGCTGGGCAAGACCGGGTCGCGGGACCGGGTGCAGGCCGTCGTCCTGGCCTACCGCACCGGCCTGGTCGCCCCCGCCGACCTCCTCCGCGACGCCCCCTGA
- a CDS encoding HAD-IA family hydrolase — translation MPAVIDLDALAGRTFDAVLFDMDGTLIDSMAGSLQAWARWATEHGVDPAHLADLGGRPAAQVVPALLTADRVADALARIEHLEHEVAADGIELLPGTVEALAALPPDRVAIVTSCTRTLLAARLAGSRLPHPREIVTFDDVEHGKPAPDPFLLGAQRLGVDPTRCLAVEDAPAGLASARAAGCTTLAVGDTHPHDELDADAHAPDLSHLRFTAGPGGIAVSLT, via the coding sequence ATGCCCGCTGTGATCGACCTCGACGCGCTGGCCGGGCGCACGTTCGACGCCGTGCTCTTCGACATGGACGGCACGCTCATCGACTCGATGGCCGGCTCGCTGCAGGCCTGGGCACGCTGGGCGACCGAGCACGGCGTCGACCCCGCGCACCTGGCCGACCTGGGCGGGCGGCCGGCGGCCCAGGTCGTCCCGGCGCTGCTCACCGCCGACCGGGTGGCCGACGCGCTGGCCCGGATCGAGCACCTGGAGCACGAGGTGGCCGCCGACGGCATCGAGCTGCTGCCGGGCACCGTCGAGGCGCTCGCCGCGCTGCCGCCGGACCGGGTGGCGATCGTGACCTCGTGCACCCGCACCCTGCTGGCCGCCCGGCTGGCCGGCTCCCGGCTGCCGCACCCGCGCGAGATCGTCACCTTCGACGACGTCGAGCACGGCAAGCCCGCACCCGACCCGTTCCTGCTCGGCGCGCAGCGGCTCGGGGTCGACCCGACCCGCTGCCTGGCGGTCGAGGACGCCCCGGCCGGGCTGGCCTCCGCCCGCGCGGCCGGCTGCACGACGCTGGCCGTCGGCGACACCCACCCGCACGACGAGTTGGACGCCGACGCGCACGCCCCCGACCTCTCGCACCTCCGGTTCACCGCCGGCCCGGGCGGCATCGCCGTCTCGCTGACCTGA
- a CDS encoding DUF485 domain-containing protein codes for MTPPTERKLLTPEEYRQAQDSPEFTELRRRFRSFAVPMTVAFLAWYLLYVLLSTYAPDFMATEVFGNVNIGLLLGLGQFVSTFLITSLYVRHAGRSTDPIADEMRNRLEAHEYASPRREEPTRG; via the coding sequence ATGACCCCACCGACCGAACGCAAGCTGCTGACCCCGGAGGAGTACCGCCAGGCGCAGGACTCCCCGGAGTTCACCGAGCTGCGCCGCCGCTTCCGCAGCTTCGCCGTGCCCATGACCGTGGCCTTCCTCGCCTGGTACCTGCTCTACGTGCTGCTCTCGACCTACGCACCCGACTTCATGGCCACCGAGGTGTTCGGCAACGTGAACATCGGGCTGCTGCTGGGGCTGGGGCAGTTCGTGTCGACGTTCCTGATCACCTCGCTGTACGTCCGGCACGCCGGGCGCAGCACCGACCCGATCGCCGACGAGATGCGCAACCGGCTCGAGGCGCACGAGTACGCCTCCCCCCGCCGCGAGGAGCCCACCCGTGGTTGA
- a CDS encoding sensor histidine kinase: MDSPQLERLSAWLRDHPLAVDAGLAVLFFLVFSVVMGAGSGSGDAAVFGLLLSVPLVWRRRAPVAAASAVVLLGLLQLVLASAPLLPADVAALVMVYSLAAYAPRWASRAGLAVGLVAAGLAALRYYSSYYEPASLVFMAGTIGVTVVAAWALGDLRRARLQQVAGLEERARLLELERDQEMRLAATAERARIAREMHDVVAHSLSVVIAQADGGRYAGQADPAAATSALEQISATGRQALTDMRSLLGVLREDGGREFAPQPDVAAIDRLVADVQASGLDVDLIVEGAPVTMPAGPQLAAYRIVQESLTNVLKHAGPASRAWVRLQWRPDALEVAVLDDGRGAAAAVAEEDGPVPSAPGHGLLGMRERAELHGGRLTAAPRHGGGFGVQAVLPYRSPR, translated from the coding sequence GTGGACTCCCCGCAGCTCGAGCGCCTGTCGGCGTGGCTGCGCGACCACCCGCTGGCGGTGGACGCCGGCCTGGCGGTGCTGTTCTTCCTGGTCTTCTCCGTGGTGATGGGCGCGGGCTCCGGCTCGGGCGACGCCGCGGTGTTCGGCCTCCTGCTGAGCGTCCCGCTGGTCTGGCGCCGCCGGGCGCCGGTGGCCGCGGCGTCCGCCGTGGTCCTGCTGGGGCTGCTGCAGCTGGTGCTGGCCAGCGCGCCGCTCCTGCCGGCCGACGTTGCCGCGCTGGTGATGGTCTACTCGCTGGCCGCCTACGCGCCGCGGTGGGCGTCCCGCGCCGGGCTGGCGGTCGGGCTGGTCGCCGCCGGGCTGGCCGCTCTCCGGTACTACTCCTCGTACTACGAGCCGGCGTCCCTCGTGTTCATGGCCGGGACGATCGGCGTCACCGTGGTCGCCGCATGGGCGCTGGGCGACCTGCGGCGGGCCCGGCTGCAGCAGGTCGCCGGCCTGGAGGAGCGGGCCCGGCTGCTGGAGCTGGAGCGCGACCAGGAGATGCGGCTGGCCGCCACGGCGGAGCGGGCGCGGATCGCCCGCGAGATGCACGACGTCGTGGCGCACTCGCTGTCGGTGGTCATCGCGCAGGCCGACGGCGGGCGGTACGCCGGGCAGGCCGACCCGGCGGCGGCGACCTCGGCGCTCGAGCAGATCTCGGCCACCGGCCGGCAGGCGCTGACCGACATGCGCTCGCTGCTCGGCGTGCTGCGCGAGGACGGCGGCCGGGAGTTCGCACCGCAGCCCGACGTCGCCGCGATCGACCGGCTGGTGGCCGACGTGCAGGCCAGCGGGCTGGACGTCGACCTGATCGTCGAGGGCGCGCCGGTGACGATGCCGGCCGGGCCGCAGCTGGCCGCCTACCGGATCGTGCAGGAGTCGCTGACCAACGTGCTCAAGCACGCCGGCCCGGCGAGCCGGGCGTGGGTGCGGCTGCAGTGGCGGCCGGACGCGCTGGAGGTCGCCGTGCTGGACGACGGCCGCGGTGCCGCCGCCGCGGTCGCGGAGGAGGACGGACCGGTCCCGTCCGCGCCCGGGCACGGGTTGCTGGGCATGCGCGAGCGGGCCGAGCTGCACGGCGGCCGGCTGACCGCGGCCCCCCGGCACGGCGGCGGCTTCGGCGTCCAGGCCGTGCTGCCCTACCGTTCCCCCCGATGA
- a CDS encoding ABC transporter ATP-binding protein, which produces MSVPVMTVPGEAPASHRDAAVRAVGLRKTHGSGETAVHALAGVDVTFDRGRFTAIMGPSGSGKSTLMHCLAGLDAATEGQVWLGDTELTRLRDDQLTRLRRERIGFVFQSFNLLPVLDAQENILLPMQLAGQRPDRAWMDAVIGRLGLRDRLRHRPHELSGGQQQRVAVARALLPRPDVVFADEPTGNLDSHAGAEVLDLLRSSVRETGQTVVMVTHDPVAAAYADRVVLLADGRLAGEVHQPTADSITGALRGLGA; this is translated from the coding sequence GTGTCCGTCCCCGTCATGACCGTCCCCGGCGAGGCCCCCGCCTCGCACCGGGACGCCGCCGTCCGCGCCGTGGGCCTGCGCAAGACCCACGGCAGCGGGGAGACCGCGGTGCACGCGCTCGCCGGGGTGGACGTCACGTTCGACCGCGGCCGGTTCACCGCGATCATGGGCCCCTCGGGGTCGGGCAAGTCCACGCTCATGCACTGCCTGGCGGGGCTGGACGCCGCCACCGAGGGTCAGGTCTGGCTGGGTGACACCGAGCTGACCCGGCTCCGCGACGACCAGCTCACCAGGCTGCGGCGGGAGCGGATCGGCTTCGTCTTCCAGTCCTTCAACCTGCTGCCGGTGCTCGACGCGCAGGAGAACATCCTGCTGCCGATGCAGCTGGCCGGGCAGCGCCCCGACCGCGCCTGGATGGACGCCGTGATCGGCCGGCTGGGGCTGCGCGACCGGCTGCGGCACCGCCCGCACGAGCTCTCCGGCGGCCAGCAGCAGCGCGTCGCCGTCGCCCGCGCGCTGCTCCCCCGCCCGGACGTCGTCTTCGCCGACGAGCCCACCGGCAACCTGGACTCGCACGCCGGCGCGGAGGTGCTCGACCTGCTGCGCTCCAGCGTCCGGGAGACCGGCCAGACCGTCGTCATGGTCACCCACGACCCGGTCGCCGCCGCCTACGCCGACCGCGTGGTGCTGCTGGCCGACGGCCGGCTCGCCGGCGAGGTGCACCAGCCGACCGCCGACTCGATCACCGGCGCGCTGCGCGGGCTGGGGGCCTGA
- a CDS encoding universal stress protein, which yields MTAPGAFERGTDGPRVILVGVDGSPTSLRAAAYAAGLARRQRSRLVAVHVTEAAPPMAGWVPAAQAVVREAAAEVAAELRREILSAAEQLGIEVDYRTLHGDPVAEISRIADALPADAVLVGASEQAGHRVIGSVAVRLVRMGHWPVTVVP from the coding sequence GTGACCGCACCGGGAGCGTTCGAGCGGGGCACCGACGGCCCCCGCGTCATCCTCGTCGGGGTCGACGGGTCGCCCACCTCGCTGCGGGCCGCCGCCTACGCCGCCGGCCTCGCCCGCCGGCAGCGCTCGCGGCTGGTGGCGGTGCACGTCACCGAGGCGGCTCCGCCGATGGCCGGCTGGGTGCCCGCCGCGCAGGCCGTCGTCCGGGAGGCCGCCGCCGAGGTGGCCGCCGAGCTGCGCCGGGAGATCCTGTCGGCCGCCGAGCAGCTGGGCATCGAGGTCGACTACCGCACGCTGCACGGCGACCCGGTGGCCGAGATCTCCCGGATCGCCGACGCCCTGCCCGCCGACGCCGTCCTGGTGGGCGCCTCGGAGCAGGCCGGGCACCGGGTGATCGGCTCGGTCGCGGTCCGGCTGGTCCGGATGGGCCACTGGCCGGTGACCGTCGTCCCGTAG
- a CDS encoding MFS transporter, which yields MSTPLGPAFWRLYAASAVSNLADGINLVALPLLAATLTRDPVLVAGLTSLAFLPWLLFALPAGAVVDRVDRTRAMAAANVVRALVLGALAVTALTGTTSLVVLYAVAFTVGVAETFYDSAARAVLPQVVRKEQLDRGNGLLTTAEEASQGFIGAPLGSVLFALAVAAPLLTTAGGFLLAAVLVVGVAGAHRPVRRDGPRTTIRRDVAEGVGWLWRHRFLRGLTLVSASTSSTHSMTTGVLVLYALDTLRIGEAGYGLLLTAAGVGAVVGGLTAAPLARAVGRTATLVAGSVLAAGTLGALAFTDDGRVAGALFAAGTAGVLFWNVLTMSLRQALIPEELFGRVQGGYRTLVWGGIPLGALVGGLLADATSVPAVFAVAGAAQLVLAGVLWRLLAVHRDLVAGAFRTEQPSSGS from the coding sequence GTGTCCACGCCCCTCGGCCCGGCGTTCTGGCGGTTGTACGCGGCCAGCGCCGTCTCCAACCTCGCCGACGGGATCAACCTGGTGGCGCTGCCGCTGCTGGCCGCGACCCTGACCCGGGACCCGGTGCTGGTGGCCGGGCTGACGTCGCTGGCGTTCCTGCCCTGGCTGCTGTTCGCGCTGCCGGCGGGGGCCGTCGTCGACCGGGTCGACCGCACCCGGGCGATGGCCGCGGCCAACGTCGTCCGGGCGCTGGTGCTCGGGGCGCTGGCGGTCACCGCGCTGACCGGCACGACCTCGCTCGTCGTCCTCTACGCCGTCGCCTTCACCGTCGGGGTGGCCGAGACCTTCTACGACAGCGCCGCCCGGGCGGTGCTGCCGCAGGTGGTCCGCAAGGAGCAGCTGGACCGCGGCAACGGGCTGCTGACCACCGCGGAGGAGGCGAGCCAGGGCTTCATCGGTGCGCCGCTGGGCTCGGTGCTGTTCGCGCTGGCCGTCGCCGCGCCGCTGCTCACCACGGCCGGCGGCTTCCTGCTCGCCGCCGTGCTCGTCGTCGGCGTCGCCGGTGCGCACCGGCCGGTCCGGCGCGACGGCCCGCGGACGACGATCCGCCGGGACGTCGCCGAGGGCGTCGGCTGGCTGTGGCGGCACCGGTTCCTGCGCGGTCTGACGCTGGTGTCGGCGAGCACCTCGTCCACCCACTCGATGACCACCGGCGTGCTGGTGCTCTACGCCCTGGACACCCTGCGGATCGGCGAGGCCGGGTACGGGTTGCTGCTCACCGCCGCCGGCGTCGGCGCGGTGGTCGGCGGGCTCACCGCCGCTCCGCTGGCCCGGGCGGTCGGCCGGACCGCCACGCTGGTCGCCGGGTCGGTGCTCGCCGCCGGCACCCTCGGGGCGCTAGCGTTCACCGACGACGGCCGGGTCGCCGGCGCCCTGTTCGCGGCCGGGACGGCGGGGGTGCTGTTCTGGAACGTGCTCACCATGTCGCTGCGCCAGGCGCTGATCCCCGAGGAGCTGTTCGGCCGGGTGCAGGGCGGCTACCGGACGCTGGTGTGGGGCGGCATCCCGCTGGGCGCGCTGGTCGGCGGGCTGCTGGCCGACGCGACCAGCGTGCCGGCGGTCTTCGCGGTCGCCGGGGCCGCGCAGCTGGTCCTGGCCGGGGTGCTCTGGCGGCTGCTCGCCGTCCACCGGGACCTGGTCGCCGGCGCGTTCAGGACCGAGCAGCCCTCGAGTGGCAGCTGA
- a CDS encoding Rieske (2Fe-2S) protein, producing the protein MATSWPRSSAPRVLAEAGSSTGWYPVARSAEVRTTPVPVGAAGRAYVVVRLRPGAEVTALSARCPHRLVPLATATVVDGRLECPHHGWQFNAEGRCVEIPSLGPDGTPPPRADLSAPWAVEERDGWVWLAPERTPVARPPRLGGRTPAPEPVPAPPAPDGPVFGNLDPALEHAWHPVASAGELVEGGYVQVRLLGRTWTVHRRDGVLDADPPAWGVVERLGLVWIAPAEPREEPLEVPAAGDGRATAVWLAPARSTAPAGLLADAFLDVSRTGRPLRQEVPAYEVTPEPGGFSSVLEQDGRRVTLRYRAPFQLLRVEELAGGAVRTVLRLLQPEDPDSTRVHTCLLLQGAGGAAGVPADVVAAEVASQEALLAEELARQATADGAGLPLQLRDELHVRADRLGVALRRALADLAADAAVADRAADLERRASA; encoded by the coding sequence ATGGCGACCTCCTGGCCCCGCAGCAGCGCCCCCCGCGTCCTGGCCGAGGCCGGGTCGTCGACCGGCTGGTACCCGGTGGCCCGCTCGGCCGAGGTGCGGACGACGCCGGTGCCGGTGGGCGCCGCGGGCCGGGCCTACGTCGTCGTCCGGCTGCGGCCCGGTGCGGAGGTGACCGCGCTGTCGGCCCGCTGCCCGCACCGGCTGGTGCCACTGGCCACCGCCACCGTCGTCGACGGCCGGCTGGAGTGCCCGCACCACGGCTGGCAGTTCAACGCGGAGGGCCGCTGCGTGGAGATCCCCTCCCTCGGGCCGGACGGCACCCCGCCGCCGCGCGCCGACCTCTCGGCCCCGTGGGCGGTGGAGGAGCGGGACGGCTGGGTGTGGCTGGCCCCGGAGCGGACCCCGGTCGCCCGCCCGCCGCGGCTCGGTGGCCGCACGCCGGCCCCCGAGCCGGTGCCCGCACCGCCGGCCCCGGACGGACCGGTGTTCGGCAACCTCGACCCGGCGCTGGAGCACGCCTGGCACCCGGTCGCGTCCGCCGGTGAGCTGGTCGAGGGCGGCTACGTCCAGGTGCGGCTGCTCGGCCGGACGTGGACCGTGCACCGCCGCGACGGCGTGCTGGACGCCGACCCGCCGGCCTGGGGCGTCGTGGAACGGCTCGGCCTGGTGTGGATCGCCCCCGCCGAGCCGCGGGAGGAGCCGCTGGAGGTCCCCGCGGCCGGCGACGGCCGGGCCACCGCGGTGTGGCTGGCCCCGGCGCGCAGCACCGCCCCGGCGGGCCTGCTGGCCGACGCCTTCCTGGACGTCTCGCGCACCGGCCGGCCGCTCCGGCAGGAGGTGCCGGCGTACGAGGTGACGCCCGAGCCGGGCGGCTTCAGCAGCGTCCTGGAGCAGGACGGCCGGCGGGTCACCCTCCGCTACCGGGCCCCCTTCCAGCTGCTCCGGGTGGAGGAGCTGGCCGGCGGTGCGGTCCGGACGGTCCTGCGCCTGCTGCAGCCCGAGGACCCCGACTCGACCCGGGTGCACACCTGCCTGCTGCTGCAGGGCGCCGGCGGCGCGGCGGGGGTCCCGGCGGACGTCGTCGCGGCCGAGGTGGCGTCCCAGGAGGCGCTGCTCGCCGAGGAGCTCGCCCGGCAGGCGACGGCGGACGGCGCCGGCCTGCCGCTGCAGCTGCGCGACGAGCTGCACGTCCGGGCCGACCGGCTCGGCGTCGCCCTGCGCCGAGCGCTGGCCGACCTCGCCGCCGACGCCGCCGTGGCCGACCGGGCGGCCGACCTGGAGCGGCGCGCCTCGGCCTGA